GAGACACGCTGAAGATCTAGGGCATCATCGGCGTGCTGCTGACGACCGTGCTCAGCTATCTGCTGATTCGCGCAGCGATGCGGCCCGTGCACGACATCGCCGCCAGCGCCGCGGAAGTCACCGTGAACCGGCTACACACACGCATCGCCGTGAAGAGCGTGCCGCGCGAACTCGAAACGCTGGTGACGACGCTCAACGCGATGCTCGAACGCATGGACCACGGTTTCAAGCAGATGTCGCGCTTCACCGCCGATCTCGCGCACGACATGCGCACGCCGCTCGGCAACATGCGCGGCGCAACGGAAGTCGCGCTGGCACGTCCGCGTTCCGCCGACGAATACGAAGCGCTGCTCGCATCGAATCTCGAAGAGTGCGAACGTCTGTCGCGCATGATCGAGAACGTGCTGTTTCTCGCGCGCGCGGAGCATCCGCAGTTCGTCAAGCACATGCGCGTGTTCGATGCCGTGCAGGAACTGACGCGGATCGGCGAGTACTTCGAAGGCGTCGCGGAAGATGCGGGCGTGCGCATGCGCGTCACAGGCTCCGCGATGCTCACTGCCGATCTCGAACTCTTTCGCCGCGCAGTCAGCAACCTTCTGGCGAACGCGTTGCGCTACACGCCGCGCGACAAGGAAATCGTGCTCGACGCGCATGAAGTCGACGACGCCGTGCACATCACCGTGTCGAATGAAGGCGAGCCGATTGCGCCCGAACATCTCGAACGGATCTTTGATCGCTTCTATCGCGTCGATCCGTCACGCAGTTCGTTGCCGTCGTCCGGGTCGCCGCAAGGCTCGCCGGGTTCGACGGGGCTGGGCCTTGCAATCGTGCGCACGATCATGGATCTGCATGGCGGCACCGTACACGCCGAAAGCGACGCGCACGGCACACGTTTCGTGCTGACGTTTCGCTGAGCGCGCCGCCTGATTGCACGTCATTGCATCGCGGTACGTGTGTTGTCGCCGCCATGCTGGATCGCATAGAGTTCGGCGTTGCGCTGCACTTCCTCGGCGCTCGGCGGATAGTCGTGTTTCGGTGCAGGCACGACGCCTTGGCGTTGCGCCTGCACGAGTTCGGCACGCACTTGCGCGCGCGTCTTGCCCGTCGATACGCTTTGCGCCGAAGCGCTCATCGCGACGCAACAGGCCACTGCGCCCATCATCAAACAGATCGATTTCTTCACGGTGTTCTCCTGGTCGAAACATGGATCGATCGGCTTCCGCTTTCATACGTCATCCGTTCGAACGACGAAGCTGGTGGAACCGATGAAATCATTTTCGTGGGGCGGCCGTGACCTCACACTGACCGTGCGATTACGATTTTGATAACCGTCGAGAGAAGAAAAATTTCATCGCGTGCGTTAAGCATTCGCTAAGCGCACGCGGCGAAAAATGCAGGACGATGGGGAGGTTGTGCGTGTTTGCGTTGTACCGCTATTCGACGCGCAGGCCCGCTAGCGTAATGCGCAGCCCGACACCGTTTTCGTTGTCGCTCATGCTGAGTGTCGCGTGATGTCGCTGCGCAATCTTCGACGCGATCGCGAGTCCGAGACCGCTGCCGTGTTCCTTGTTGCCCGCGCTGCGATAGAAGCGGTCGAACACGCGCTCGCGCTCCGACTCCGGCACACCGGGACCGCTGTCCGACACGCAGATGCTGACCTCGTCGCCGCTGCGCGTAAGGATCACATCCACTTTGCCGCCGTGCGGCGTGTAGCGGATCGCGTTATCGATCAGATTGTTGAGCAGCACTTCGATGCCGTTCGGCTCGGCGTTGACCTTGTACGTATCGTCCGCGCCGCACGAAGGAATGAACTCGAGCCCGAGGTCGATCTGTCTCGCCTCCGCGAGCATCGAAAAGTCGGCCACCGCGCGCTCGCATAGTCGGCGCAGGCTCACCGGCTCGAAATGCGCGCTGCGTTGCGCGTCTTCGCGCGCCATCGTCAGCAGTTGATGCACGAGGTGGATCAGCCGGTTCAGGCGTCCTTCAATGCGCTCGAAGGTCTGCTTGTTGCCGACCAGCGATCCATCGCGCTCCGCCGCCTGCAATTGCAGCTTCAACGCGGCGAGCGGCGAACGCAACTCATGTGCGGCATCGCCGACGAACGTGCGCTGCGATTGCGACGCCTCATTCAGCCGATGCAGCAGATCGTTGAGTGCATCGACGAGCGGCTGCATTTCGACGGGCAACGTGCCTTCGAACCGCAACGGTTCGAGCGAATCGAACGAACGTGTGGCGAGCGCCCGCGAGATGCCGCGCATCGGCGCGAGACCGCGACCGACCACGAACAGCACGATCAGCACGATCGCGGGAAGGAACAACGCGAGCGGCCACAGCGTGCGCAACGCGAGGTGACGCGCAAGATCCTCGCGCACGGATATCGGCTGCGCCGCCTGCACGAAGCGGTCGCCTTCCTGCACGCCGAAGATGCGCCAGTGATACTCGTCGTATTCGATCGTGCGCAGACCCGGCGGAAAACGCGGCACGTCGATGTCGGGAAGCGACCGGTACACGCTGCGGCCCGTGCCGTCCCATACCTCGATGAACAGACGGTCGTCGGCGAGCCCTTCGAAGTCCGGCCCGCGCTGCGTGAAGCCGTTCGTACCGGCGATGGTCGCGGGCACGGAGAGCGCCACCGTGCGCAATTCATAATCGAACAGCTCGGTGGCTTCCATCTGCGCCGTGTAGAAGATCCCGTACGCCGCGACCAACGCCGCGACCGCGAGCCCGGCGATCAGCCAGCCCAGCAACCAGCGCCGGATCGACGTCATACGGCGCGTTTGAGCCGATAGCCGACGCCGCGCACGGTCACGATCTGCTCGGCGCCGATCTTGCGCCGCAGGCTGTGTACATGGACTTCGATCGTATTGCTGCCCACTTCCTCGCCCCAGCCGTACAGTTTCTCTTCGAGTTCGGTGCGCGTGAACACGCGCATCGGCTCTTCGATCAGGGCTTGCAGCAGACTGAATTCGCGCGGCACGAGCGCGAGCGTGTCGCCCTTCAGCGTGGCTTCGTGCGTGACGGGGTTCAAGGTGAGATCGCCATGCGCGTAGACGGGATTGGTCTGTCCCGTGCGACGGCGCAACAGCGCGCGCACGCGCGCAGCAAGTTCGTCGAGATCGAAGGGTTTGACGAGGTAATCGTCAGCGCCGGCATCGAGTCCGGCGATACGGTTTTCGACGGCGTCGCGCGCAGTGAGAATGATCACGGGCGCGCCGCCGCCGCGCCGCCGGTAACG
This genomic interval from Paraburkholderia sabiae contains the following:
- a CDS encoding DUF4148 domain-containing protein, which codes for MKKSICLMMGAVACCVAMSASAQSVSTGKTRAQVRAELVQAQRQGVVPAPKHDYPPSAEEVQRNAELYAIQHGGDNTRTAMQ
- a CDS encoding sensor histidine kinase; translated protein: MTSIRRWLLGWLIAGLAVAALVAAYGIFYTAQMEATELFDYELRTVALSVPATIAGTNGFTQRGPDFEGLADDRLFIEVWDGTGRSVYRSLPDIDVPRFPPGLRTIEYDEYHWRIFGVQEGDRFVQAAQPISVREDLARHLALRTLWPLALFLPAIVLIVLFVVGRGLAPMRGISRALATRSFDSLEPLRFEGTLPVEMQPLVDALNDLLHRLNEASQSQRTFVGDAAHELRSPLAALKLQLQAAERDGSLVGNKQTFERIEGRLNRLIHLVHQLLTMAREDAQRSAHFEPVSLRRLCERAVADFSMLAEARQIDLGLEFIPSCGADDTYKVNAEPNGIEVLLNNLIDNAIRYTPHGGKVDVILTRSGDEVSICVSDSGPGVPESERERVFDRFYRSAGNKEHGSGLGLAIASKIAQRHHATLSMSDNENGVGLRITLAGLRVE
- a CDS encoding response regulator gives rise to the protein MRLLLVEDDEMIGEPVLDTMRGAGYAIDWARDGREAELSLAHDVYDLVLLDLGLPKADGIDVLNRYRRRGGGAPVIILTARDAVENRIAGLDAGADDYLVKPFDLDELAARVRALLRRRTGQTNPVYAHGDLTLNPVTHEATLKGDTLALVPREFSLLQALIEEPMRVFTRTELEEKLYGWGEEVGSNTIEVHVHSLRRKIGAEQIVTVRGVGYRLKRAV